A stretch of Cicer arietinum cultivar CDC Frontier isolate Library 1 chromosome 5, Cicar.CDCFrontier_v2.0, whole genome shotgun sequence DNA encodes these proteins:
- the LOC101500238 gene encoding metal-nicotianamine transporter YSL3 has translation MGNRSNEEEREIENHRNQVVREDIEEVPVAMDDEVSRIPPWARQITVRGLITSFFIGVIYSVIVMKLNLTTGLVPNLNVSAALLGFVFIRTWTKLLAKAKIVSTPFTRQENTIIQTCAVACYSIAVGGGFGSYLLGLNRRTYEQAGSDTEGNTPGSTKEPAIGWMTAFLFVTSFVGLLALVPIRKIMIIDYKLTYPSGTATAVLINGFHTPKGDVMAKKQVHGFVKFFSASFTWAFFQWFFTGGDNCGFVQFPTFGLQAWRNSFYFDFSMTYVGAGMICSHLVNLSLLLGAVVSWGIMWPLIKGLKGEWFPSTIPESSMRSLNGYKVFISIALILGDGLYNFLKVLYFTATNIHANMKKKTINTFTSNQKPLPLDDLRRNEMFARENIPIWLACTGYIFFSVISIVVIPLMFPPLKWYFVLFAYIFAPSLGFCNAYGAGLTDMNMAYNYGKVALFVLAALAGKSDGVVAGLVGCGLIKSIVSISSDLMHDLKTGHLTLTSPRSMLVSQAIGTAIGCVVAPLTFFLFYKAFDVGNPNGEYKAPYAIIYRNMAILGVEGFSALPHYCLELCYGFFAFAIVANLVRDLAPQKVGRWIPLPMAMAVPFLVGGYFAIDMCMGSLIVFAWHILNKNEAGLMVPAIASGLICGDGLWILPSSILALLKVRPPICMSFFPSKKIKMASDPKLHTFDEVVKHSKTKDCWLILSGKVYDVTPFMEDHPGGDEVLLSATGKDATNDFEDVGHSDAAREMMEKYYIGDIDPSTVPLKRTYTPPQSQYNPDKTSEFVIKILQFLVPLLILGLAFVVRNYTKKE, from the exons ATGGGAAATAGAAGCAACGAAGAAGAAAGAGAGATTGAGAATCATCGTAATCAAGTGGTGAGAGAAGACATTGAAGAGGTTCCAGTGGCTATGGACGATGAAGTTAGTAGAATTCCACCATGGGCGAGACAGATAACAGTTAGGGGATTAATAACAAGTTTTTTTATTGGAGTGATTTATAGTGTGATTGTGATGAAGTTGAATCTCACTACTGGATTAGTTCCTAATCTCAATGTTTCTGCTGCTTTACTTGGGTTTGTGTTTATTCGAACTTGGACTAAGTTGCTTGCAAAAGCTAAGATTGTTTCAACTCCTTTCACTAGACAGGAGAATACCATCATTCAGACTTGTGCTGTTGCTTGCTATAGTATTGCGGTAGGAG GTGGTTTTGGATCTTACCTATTGGGGTTGAATAGGAGGACTTATGAGCAAGCAGGGAGTGACACAGAAGGGAACACTCCTGGTAGTACGAAGGAGCCTGCAATTGGTTGGATGACAGCCTTTCTCTTTGTCACTAGTTTTGTTGGACTTTTAGCCCTGGTCCCCATTAGAAAG ATTATGATAATAGACTACAAATTAACTTATCCAAGTGGAACTGCTACTGCTGTTCTTATTAATGGATTCCATACTCCTAAAGGAGATGTCATGGCCAA GAAGCAGGTTCATGGATTCGTGAAATTCTTCTCGGCGAGCTTTACTTGGGCTTTCTTTCAGTGGTTCTTTACAGGCGGAGATAATTGTGGATTTGTTCAGTTTCCTACTTTTGGATTGCAAGCATGGAGAAACTC ATTTTACTTCGATTTCAGTATGACTTACGTTGGAGCA GGAATGATTTGTTCTCATCTTGTTAATCTATCGTTACTTCTCGGTGCTGTGGTTTCATGGGGCATTATGTGGCCGTTAATCAAGGGATTAAAAGGAGAATGGTTCCCTTCAACTATACCAGAAAGTAGCATGAGGAGTCTCAATGGTTATAAG GTTTTTATTTCCATTGCCTTGATTCTTGGTGATGGACTTTACAATTTTCTCAAAGTTCTCTATTTCACTGCCACAAATATTCATGCCAACATGAAAAAGAAGACTATTAATACAT TTACCAGTAACCAGAAACCGTTGCCTCTTGATGATCTCAGACGAAACGAAATGTTTGCAAGAGAAAACATTCCTATATGGTTGGCATGTACAGGGTACATATTCTTCTCCGTCATTTCTATTGTTGTAATCCCGTTGATGTTCCCTCCGTTGAAGTGGTATTTTGTCCTGTTCGCGTATATTTTTGCACCTTCTCTGGGCTTCTGCAATGCTTATGGTGCCGGCTTAACTGATATGAACATGGCCTATAACTATGGGAAAGTGGCTCTCTTTGTGCTTGCAGCTTTAGCCGGAAAAAGTGATGGTGTAGTTGCTGGACTTGTAGGGTGTGGCCTAATTAAATCTATTGTTTCCATTTCATCCGATTTGATGCACGATTTGAAAACTGGCCATCTCACTTTGACTTCGCCTCGTTCGATGCTTGTAAGCCAAGCAATTGGTACAGCAATAGGTTGTGTTGTTGCACCTCTCACGTTCTTTCTTTTTTACAAGGCTTTTGATGTCGGTAATCCAAATGGCGAGTACAAGGCTCCATATGCAATCATATATAGAAACATGGCAATTTTGGGTGTGGAAGGTTTTTCTGCCCTTCCACATTATTGCTTGGAATTATGTTACGGATTTTTTGCGTTCGCTATAGTGGCTAACTTGGTGAGAGATCTTGCTCCACAAAAGGTTGGAAGATGGATTCCACTTCCAATGGCTATGGCTGTTCCTTTTCTAGTTGGTGGTTACTTTGCCATTGACATGTGCATGGGAAGTTTGATTGTGTTTGCATGGCATATacttaataaaaatgaagctgGTTTAATGGTTCCTGCAATTGCTTCTGGTTTGATTTGTGGTGATGGATTATGGATTCTACCTTCATCCATTCTTGCTTTGCTAAAAGTTCGTCCCCCGATTTGCATGAGCTTCTTCCCATCCAAA aaaattaaaatggctTCAGATCCAAAGCTTCACACTTTCGATGAGGTGGTAAAGCATAGCAAGACCAAAGATTGTTGGCTTATTCTATCTGGAAAG GTGTATGATGTCACCCCTTTTATGGAGGATCATCCCGGAGGTGATGAGGTTCTGTTGTCTGCAACAG GGAAAGATGCAACCAATGATTTTGAAGATGTTGGGCACAGTGATGCAGCTAGAGAAATGATGGAAAAATACTATATTGGTGACATTGATCCATCAACTGTTCCGCTGAAGCGTACCTACACTCCACCTCAATCTCAGTACAATCCCGACAAGACTTCGGAATTTGTGATCAAGATTTTGCAATTCCTGGTGCCTCTCCTGATATTGGGGTTAGCCTTTGTTGTCCGAAACTACACCAAGAAAGAGTAG
- the LOC101500551 gene encoding rab GTPase-activating protein 22 isoform X2, producing MNPLRRSNNSSSSSSNSSPSSSSSSSSSWIHLRSVLFVVTSSSPASCSSSDRGRLKSPWSRRKRKHVLSPQQWKSLFTQDGRIRDGGIKFLKRVRSGGVDRSIRTEVWPFLLGVYDLDTTKEERDAIRTQNRKKYEKLRRRCRQLLNSNSGSFKFNEIGEISYEGDGASLNQDSGSPSSEDAASARESLSSEEQSPDVEYSDDPSISLLEGDDVPNSSNADTSALDTDSTDSDSSESPEVIQTFPSDDGSEENNSNTTSKENSSPSQMKGSSKLRTSEDFATWQRIIRLDAVRANAEWMPYSPCQAIVPESRAHRSAEAVGLKDYGHLDAGRIYHAARLVAILEAYALYDPEIGYCQGMSDLLSPIVSVISEDHEAFWCFVGFMKKARQNFRLDEVGIRRQLDIVAKIIKFKDSHLFRHLQKLQAEDCFFVYRMVVVLFRRELTFEQTLCLWEVMWADQAAIRAGIGKSAWSRIRQRAPPTDDLLLFAIAASVLQRRKLILEKYSSMDEIIKECNGMAGHLDVWKLLDDAHNLVVTLHDKMKIEASFH from the exons ATGAATCCCCTTAGACGAAGTAACAATTCATCTTCGTCGTCTTCAAATTCTTCTCCttcatcatcgtcgtcgtcgTCTTCATCCTGGATCCATTTGCGTTCGGTTCTATTCGTTGTTACTTCTTCCTCACCAGCTTCTTGTTCATCCTCTGATCG TGGTCGTCTTAAATCACCATGGTCACGCCGGAAAAGAAAACACGTCCTTTCTCCTCAGCAATGGAAAAGCTTGTTTACCCAAGACGGAAGAATTCGCGATGGTGGAATTAAGTTCCTGAAAAGAGTTCGCAGTGGA GGTGTTGATCGTAGTATAAGAACTGAAGTTTGGCCTTTCCTACTTGGAGT ATATGACTTGGACACTACCAAAGAAGAAAGAGATGCTATACGAACTCAAAATAG AAAGAAATATGAGAAACTTCGCAGGCGATGCCGGCAACTGCTAAATTCCAACAGTGGGAGCtttaaattcaatgaaataGGTGAAATCAGCTATGAAGGAGATGGTGCGAGCCTTAATCAAGATTCGGGTTCTCCGAGTTCTGAAGATGCAGCGAGTGCCAGAGAATCCCTTTCCAGTGAGGAACAGAGCCCAGACGTTGAATATTCAGATGATCCATCCATTTCCCTGTTGGAAGGAGACGATGTTCCCAACAGCAGCAATGCCGATACCTCTGCTCTCGATACAGATTCCACTGATTCAGATTCCTCAGAAAGTCCTGAGGTAATTCAGACATTTCCCTCTGATGATGGTTCGGAAGAGAACAATTCCAACACAACTTCCAAGGAGAATTCTTCTCCATCTCAAATGAAAGGCTCGTCCAAACTACGAACTAGTGAAGACTTTGCCACATGGCAACGGATCATCCGACTCGATGCAGTACGCGCCAATGCAGAATGGATGCCATACTCTCCCTGTCAAGCTATTGTACCAGAAAGCAGGGCTCATCGATCTGCTGAGGCTGTTGGCTTGAAGGATTATGGTCACCTAGATGCTGGCAGAATCTATCATGCTGCTCGGTTGGTTGCTATTCTTGAAGCATATGCACTATACGACCCTGAAATTGGCTACTGTCAGGGTATGAGTGATCTGTTATCTCCTATTGTTAGTGTTATATCAGAAGATCACGAAGCATTCTGGTGTTTTGTTGGATTTATGAAAAAGGCTAGGCAGAATTTCAGGCTTGATGAGGTGGGTATTAGAAGGCAACTTGATATAGttgcaaaaataataaagtttaaGGATTCCCACCTGTTTAGGCATTTGCAGAAGCTCCAAGCCGAGGATTGCTTTTTTGTGTATAGAATGGTGGTGGTTTTGTTCAGAAGGGAGTTGACATTTGAGCAAACTCTCTGCCTTTGGGAAGTAATGTGGGCAGATCAAGCAGCAATCAGAGCCGGTATTGGGAAATCTGCCTGGAGCAGAATTAGACAACGTGCTCCGCCAACAGATGATTTATTGCTTTTTGCAATAGCAGCCTCAGTGTTACAAAGAAGGAAATTGATCCTTGAGAAGTATAGCAGCATGGACGAAATCATTAAGGAATGCAATGGCATGGCAGGACACCTTGATGTTTGGAAGCTCTTGGACGATGCTCATAACTTGGTGGTCACCCTTCAcgataaaatgaaaatagaggCATCATTCCATTGA
- the LOC101500551 gene encoding rab GTPase-activating protein 22 isoform X1: MFLSTNLNANNNDTPFLSGGGAKFSFMTAVVTPSTTAVLFTALAGIAFVAVVFYGASSGRLKSPWSRRKRKHVLSPQQWKSLFTQDGRIRDGGIKFLKRVRSGGVDRSIRTEVWPFLLGVYDLDTTKEERDAIRTQNRKKYEKLRRRCRQLLNSNSGSFKFNEIGEISYEGDGASLNQDSGSPSSEDAASARESLSSEEQSPDVEYSDDPSISLLEGDDVPNSSNADTSALDTDSTDSDSSESPEVIQTFPSDDGSEENNSNTTSKENSSPSQMKGSSKLRTSEDFATWQRIIRLDAVRANAEWMPYSPCQAIVPESRAHRSAEAVGLKDYGHLDAGRIYHAARLVAILEAYALYDPEIGYCQGMSDLLSPIVSVISEDHEAFWCFVGFMKKARQNFRLDEVGIRRQLDIVAKIIKFKDSHLFRHLQKLQAEDCFFVYRMVVVLFRRELTFEQTLCLWEVMWADQAAIRAGIGKSAWSRIRQRAPPTDDLLLFAIAASVLQRRKLILEKYSSMDEIIKECNGMAGHLDVWKLLDDAHNLVVTLHDKMKIEASFH, from the exons ATGTTCCTATCTACTAACTTAAACGCCAACAACAACGATACTCCGTTTCTCTCCGGCGGTGGCGCCAAGTTCTCCTTCATGACTGCGGTCGTCACGCCTTCGACTACGGCGGTGCTCTTCACGGCTTTGGCCGGCATCGCTTTCGTCGCCGTCGTCTTCTATGGTGCAAGTAG TGGTCGTCTTAAATCACCATGGTCACGCCGGAAAAGAAAACACGTCCTTTCTCCTCAGCAATGGAAAAGCTTGTTTACCCAAGACGGAAGAATTCGCGATGGTGGAATTAAGTTCCTGAAAAGAGTTCGCAGTGGA GGTGTTGATCGTAGTATAAGAACTGAAGTTTGGCCTTTCCTACTTGGAGT ATATGACTTGGACACTACCAAAGAAGAAAGAGATGCTATACGAACTCAAAATAG AAAGAAATATGAGAAACTTCGCAGGCGATGCCGGCAACTGCTAAATTCCAACAGTGGGAGCtttaaattcaatgaaataGGTGAAATCAGCTATGAAGGAGATGGTGCGAGCCTTAATCAAGATTCGGGTTCTCCGAGTTCTGAAGATGCAGCGAGTGCCAGAGAATCCCTTTCCAGTGAGGAACAGAGCCCAGACGTTGAATATTCAGATGATCCATCCATTTCCCTGTTGGAAGGAGACGATGTTCCCAACAGCAGCAATGCCGATACCTCTGCTCTCGATACAGATTCCACTGATTCAGATTCCTCAGAAAGTCCTGAGGTAATTCAGACATTTCCCTCTGATGATGGTTCGGAAGAGAACAATTCCAACACAACTTCCAAGGAGAATTCTTCTCCATCTCAAATGAAAGGCTCGTCCAAACTACGAACTAGTGAAGACTTTGCCACATGGCAACGGATCATCCGACTCGATGCAGTACGCGCCAATGCAGAATGGATGCCATACTCTCCCTGTCAAGCTATTGTACCAGAAAGCAGGGCTCATCGATCTGCTGAGGCTGTTGGCTTGAAGGATTATGGTCACCTAGATGCTGGCAGAATCTATCATGCTGCTCGGTTGGTTGCTATTCTTGAAGCATATGCACTATACGACCCTGAAATTGGCTACTGTCAGGGTATGAGTGATCTGTTATCTCCTATTGTTAGTGTTATATCAGAAGATCACGAAGCATTCTGGTGTTTTGTTGGATTTATGAAAAAGGCTAGGCAGAATTTCAGGCTTGATGAGGTGGGTATTAGAAGGCAACTTGATATAGttgcaaaaataataaagtttaaGGATTCCCACCTGTTTAGGCATTTGCAGAAGCTCCAAGCCGAGGATTGCTTTTTTGTGTATAGAATGGTGGTGGTTTTGTTCAGAAGGGAGTTGACATTTGAGCAAACTCTCTGCCTTTGGGAAGTAATGTGGGCAGATCAAGCAGCAATCAGAGCCGGTATTGGGAAATCTGCCTGGAGCAGAATTAGACAACGTGCTCCGCCAACAGATGATTTATTGCTTTTTGCAATAGCAGCCTCAGTGTTACAAAGAAGGAAATTGATCCTTGAGAAGTATAGCAGCATGGACGAAATCATTAAGGAATGCAATGGCATGGCAGGACACCTTGATGTTTGGAAGCTCTTGGACGATGCTCATAACTTGGTGGTCACCCTTCAcgataaaatgaaaatagaggCATCATTCCATTGA